In one window of Propionispora hippei DSM 15287 DNA:
- a CDS encoding response regulator transcription factor: MWKVLIADDEPKIRRGLRNLVDWPGLGLEVAGEAEDGEMALEQARLLRPDIVLVDICMPFVNGLQFIERLKAVTADCVVIVITGHDEFSYAQQALKLRVFDYLLKPVAKDQLIAVLEQAGQEASRSRSQHKYLNWASRETQKNLPVLRERFYNDWVQGKLPSGQLAEQLDFLEITLPEQAGMLLLKVVGACQREALPRAWDKEMLLFAVQNVLMDLWPADRDKMIFRDGRDAIVAICPLTGLAEWYQWSEQVQQTLERSLNQLVVVCQQPLADWGDSVAAVYQRLTAELNKRLNCTPVVLLSQKFIDTYYYKEDLSLQDVAKAVQISPAYLSRLLKQETGISFIDYLTGVRVQKAIQLMNDPAVKLYEVAELVGYSNQHYFSTAFKKVLGASPAEYRKRGIHA; encoded by the coding sequence ATGTGGAAAGTCTTAATCGCCGATGATGAGCCTAAAATTCGCCGGGGGCTTAGAAACCTGGTAGACTGGCCGGGACTGGGGCTGGAGGTGGCTGGTGAGGCCGAGGACGGCGAAATGGCCCTGGAGCAGGCCCGGCTCCTTCGACCGGATATTGTTCTGGTCGATATCTGCATGCCTTTTGTGAACGGTCTGCAATTTATCGAACGGTTGAAAGCCGTGACGGCCGATTGTGTAGTGATTGTCATTACCGGCCATGATGAATTTTCTTACGCTCAGCAGGCCTTGAAGCTTCGGGTATTCGACTATTTGCTGAAACCGGTTGCCAAGGACCAGCTGATTGCTGTTTTGGAGCAGGCCGGGCAGGAAGCCAGCCGGTCAAGGTCGCAGCATAAGTATCTGAATTGGGCCAGCCGGGAAACCCAGAAGAACCTGCCAGTGCTCCGGGAACGGTTTTATAATGACTGGGTGCAAGGTAAACTGCCGTCCGGTCAATTGGCTGAGCAACTGGATTTTCTGGAAATCACGCTGCCGGAGCAGGCGGGCATGTTGCTGCTGAAGGTGGTGGGAGCCTGCCAGCGAGAAGCATTGCCGCGCGCCTGGGATAAGGAGATGCTGCTGTTTGCCGTTCAGAATGTCTTAATGGATTTGTGGCCGGCTGACAGGGACAAAATGATTTTCCGCGATGGCCGCGATGCGATAGTGGCGATCTGTCCGCTGACGGGACTGGCCGAGTGGTATCAGTGGAGCGAACAGGTGCAGCAAACGCTGGAAAGGAGTTTAAATCAACTGGTCGTTGTTTGTCAGCAACCGCTGGCCGATTGGGGGGACAGTGTTGCTGCCGTATACCAACGGCTTACGGCCGAACTGAACAAACGGCTCAATTGCACGCCGGTGGTGCTGCTTTCTCAAAAGTTTATCGACACCTATTATTATAAAGAAGATTTGTCGCTTCAGGATGTGGCCAAAGCCGTCCAGATCAGTCCGGCCTATTTAAGCCGGTTGCTAAAGCAGGAGACCGGCATATCCTTTATTGATTATCTGACCGGTGTAAGGGTGCAAAAGGCCATTCAACTGATGAACGATCCGGCGGTCAAGCTGTATGAAGTAGCAGAACTGGTGGGATATTCCAATCAGCATTATTTTAGCACGGCCTTTAAAAAGGTGCTGGGGGCGTCACCGGCGGAATACCGGAAAAGAGGGATTCATGCGTGA
- a CDS encoding substrate-binding domain-containing protein: protein MNRHGKNNRITAIAVLVILLLSLLPAGCRDGSDQAAGGDKVKYLIGVSQANLIEPWRILMNEEIKDEAANHKDLRLIFTDAVQSSNKQIKDVEELLAQGIDLLIISPNDSAALTPIVAEAYKKIPVIVLDRAVEGYDYTLYIGPDNVLIGRDAGKLVAELLQKQGGNVIEIQGLSGSPPVRDRSEGFREVVGSTGHINILGTIIADWQRDKAEDKLAELIPRYPRIDVIFAQNDYMALGAYRATRKLGRKDVKVVGIDGFAGPTGGLKLVEEGILEGTFTCPTGGREAVQYAIAILNHERGIPKKIILRSNKMTRETIPEYLQAREGRQGNASRTGGRIVVGFSQVGAESGWRIANSESIKQAAKDEGIELLFVEADQRQEKQIETIRSFIEQKVDVIAFAPVVATGWEGILKEAKAAGIPVILSDRAVEGVEPSLYTTFIGGDFVEEGRRAARWLAAKTKGWPTVNIVELEGTIGSAPAIDRKKGFDEISKDHPAFKVLYSASGDFTEVQGKEAMQAALAIYGGDIQVVYAHNDDMALGAIQAIEEFGLKPGRDILVVSIDATRAAFKAMLEGKLNCAVECTPLLGPQLMQAVKWHMAGRQLPIRIITSEEVFPAELAAQEYSSRRY from the coding sequence GTGAACAGGCATGGGAAAAATAACAGGATAACAGCGATTGCTGTGCTTGTGATTCTGCTGCTTTCCTTATTGCCGGCCGGCTGCCGGGATGGGTCGGACCAGGCGGCGGGCGGGGATAAAGTAAAATATCTGATTGGCGTGTCGCAGGCAAACCTGATTGAGCCCTGGCGGATTCTGATGAATGAGGAAATCAAGGATGAAGCTGCAAACCATAAAGATTTGCGCCTGATCTTTACCGATGCGGTGCAAAGCAGCAACAAACAAATTAAGGATGTGGAGGAGCTGTTAGCCCAGGGGATCGACTTACTGATCATATCGCCCAATGATTCGGCGGCGCTGACACCGATTGTAGCCGAAGCCTATAAAAAAATCCCGGTTATTGTATTGGACCGGGCGGTGGAGGGATATGACTATACCCTGTACATCGGGCCCGATAATGTTCTGATCGGACGGGATGCAGGCAAGTTGGTCGCTGAGTTGCTGCAAAAGCAAGGCGGCAACGTCATTGAGATTCAGGGACTGTCCGGTTCACCGCCGGTACGGGACCGGAGTGAGGGCTTCCGGGAAGTGGTTGGCAGTACAGGACACATCAATATTCTGGGCACCATTATTGCCGACTGGCAGCGAGATAAGGCCGAAGATAAGCTGGCTGAGTTGATTCCCCGTTATCCCCGGATTGACGTGATTTTCGCTCAAAACGACTATATGGCGTTAGGAGCCTACCGGGCAACCCGGAAGCTGGGACGAAAGGATGTCAAGGTGGTTGGCATTGACGGCTTTGCCGGGCCGACCGGTGGGTTAAAGCTGGTGGAGGAGGGGATTTTGGAAGGAACGTTTACCTGTCCTACCGGTGGCCGGGAAGCCGTGCAATACGCCATTGCTATTTTAAATCATGAACGGGGCATTCCCAAGAAGATTATTCTGCGCAGCAACAAGATGACCCGGGAGACGATACCGGAATATCTGCAGGCCCGGGAAGGCCGGCAAGGAAACGCAAGCCGGACCGGCGGCAGGATTGTGGTCGGATTTTCCCAGGTAGGCGCCGAGAGCGGCTGGCGTATTGCCAATTCGGAATCGATAAAACAGGCGGCCAAGGATGAAGGGATTGAACTGCTGTTTGTCGAGGCTGATCAGCGCCAGGAAAAACAAATAGAAACCATCCGTTCGTTCATTGAACAGAAAGTGGACGTGATTGCCTTTGCTCCGGTGGTTGCCACCGGTTGGGAAGGCATCTTAAAAGAGGCTAAGGCGGCTGGCATTCCTGTCATCTTATCGGACCGGGCGGTGGAAGGGGTGGAACCTTCGCTATACACCACGTTTATCGGCGGTGATTTTGTGGAAGAGGGCAGGCGGGCGGCCCGTTGGCTGGCGGCAAAGACTAAGGGCTGGCCGACGGTAAATATTGTGGAGTTGGAGGGTACGATCGGGTCGGCACCGGCCATTGACCGGAAGAAAGGCTTTGACGAGATTAGTAAGGATCATCCGGCCTTTAAGGTGCTTTATTCGGCAAGCGGTGATTTTACCGAGGTGCAGGGAAAAGAGGCTATGCAGGCGGCTTTGGCAATCTATGGCGGTGATATCCAGGTGGTGTATGCTCATAATGACGATATGGCCTTAGGCGCTATTCAGGCGATTGAAGAATTTGGTTTAAAGCCGGGCCGGGATATTCTGGTTGTGTCGATCGACGCTACCAGAGCCGCCTTTAAGGCCATGCTGGAGGGAAAACTGAACTGTGCGGTTGAATGTACGCCGCTGTTAGGGCCGCAGCTTATGCAGGCGGTAAAATGGCATATGGCCGGGCGGCAACTGCCCATCCGGATTATTACTTCCGAGGAGGTGTTCCCAGCCGAACTGGCGGCTCAGGAGTACAGCAGCCGCCGTTATTAA
- a CDS encoding ABC transporter substrate-binding protein, producing the protein MFTWKKGAALVSMVLLGLSLAACGSQPSATNQPAKDKKLVVGFAQIGAESEWRTAETNSIKETAEKLGVDLKFSDAQQKQENQIKAIRSFIAQKVDVIALAPVVESGWETVFKEAKDAKIPIILVDRGAKVDESLYTTFIGSDFIQEGKNAAAEMAKLLNNKGNIVELQGTVGASAANDRKKGFEEGLQAFPDMKIIKSQSGDFTRAKGKEVMEAFLKSDGKNIQAVYAHNDDMAIGAIQAIEEYGLKPGVDIKVVSIDGVKGIFEAMAAGKANVTVECNPLLGPQLFDAAKKLAAGEKVERWIKTEEGIFRADTAKEVLPTRKY; encoded by the coding sequence ATGTTTACCTGGAAAAAAGGAGCGGCCTTGGTCAGCATGGTGCTGCTGGGGCTAAGTCTGGCTGCCTGTGGTTCACAACCAAGTGCGACCAATCAGCCGGCTAAGGACAAAAAACTGGTGGTCGGCTTTGCCCAAATCGGGGCGGAAAGCGAATGGCGGACGGCAGAAACCAATTCGATCAAAGAAACGGCAGAAAAGCTGGGGGTCGATCTGAAATTTTCCGATGCACAGCAAAAGCAGGAAAATCAGATAAAGGCGATCCGTTCGTTTATTGCTCAGAAGGTTGATGTCATCGCCCTGGCACCGGTGGTAGAGTCAGGCTGGGAAACAGTGTTCAAGGAAGCAAAGGATGCCAAAATTCCAATTATTTTAGTGGACCGCGGCGCCAAAGTAGATGAATCTCTCTATACAACCTTTATTGGTTCCGACTTTATTCAGGAAGGTAAAAATGCTGCAGCGGAAATGGCCAAACTTCTGAATAATAAGGGTAATATTGTGGAACTGCAGGGAACGGTCGGCGCTTCGGCTGCCAATGACCGGAAAAAAGGCTTTGAAGAAGGATTGCAAGCCTTCCCGGACATGAAGATTATTAAATCCCAGTCCGGCGATTTTACCCGGGCCAAAGGCAAAGAAGTCATGGAAGCCTTCCTCAAATCTGACGGCAAGAACATTCAGGCCGTATATGCTCATAATGACGACATGGCCATTGGCGCCATTCAGGCTATTGAAGAATACGGCCTGAAACCGGGCGTGGACATTAAAGTAGTTTCGATCGACGGCGTCAAAGGCATCTTTGAAGCCATGGCGGCAGGAAAAGCCAATGTAACGGTGGAATGCAACCCGCTGCTGGGACCGCAACTGTTTGACGCAGCGAAAAAACTGGCTGCCGGCGAAAAAGTAGAACGCTGGATAAAAACCGAAGAGGGTATCTTCCGGGCTGATACGGCAAAAGAAGTACTGCCGACCCGCAAATATTAA
- a CDS encoding sugar ABC transporter ATP-binding protein, with translation MHEAKPLLTMRGIGKTFPGVKALAGVDFTLNAGEIHALMGENGAGKSTLIKVLTGVESLDAGEIMLGGSLILARNPLHAQQLGISTVYQEVNLCPNLSVAENIFIGREPMKFGRIDWDTVRERAELLLAKLNLSIDVTQTLDRYSVAIQQMVAIARALDISAQVLILDEPTSSLDAQEVAKLFEVMRNLKKTGMGIIFVTHFLDQVYEITDRITVLRNGQLVGEFETEALSRVQLVAKMIGKEFDTLGQVAPKAANVAREDAFVKVRQRGCKGKIHPFDLDVHSGEVLGLAGLLGSGRTETARVLFGIDRADSGELYIDNMPVTLASSRDAVQYGFGFCPEDRKQEGIIDALTVRENMILALQAKRGWHRYITRQQQEQIVDKYIKLLNISTPGSQQLIKNLSGGNQQKVLLARWLLTEPRLLILDEPTRGIDVGTKTEIQKLIVKLAGEGMAVLFISSELDEMLRCCHRMAVFRDRLKIAELAGDELTESMVMQTIAGVQSYG, from the coding sequence ATGCATGAGGCAAAGCCCTTATTAACCATGCGTGGCATAGGCAAGACCTTCCCCGGCGTAAAAGCGCTGGCCGGCGTTGACTTTACGCTGAATGCCGGTGAAATCCATGCGCTGATGGGGGAAAACGGTGCCGGCAAATCAACCTTGATTAAAGTGCTGACCGGTGTGGAAAGCCTGGATGCCGGCGAGATTATGCTTGGCGGTTCCCTCATACTGGCCCGCAATCCGCTGCATGCCCAGCAATTGGGCATAAGTACGGTCTATCAGGAAGTCAATCTCTGCCCCAACCTATCGGTGGCGGAAAACATATTTATCGGCCGGGAGCCGATGAAATTCGGTCGGATTGACTGGGATACAGTCAGGGAACGGGCGGAATTACTGCTGGCAAAACTGAACCTTTCCATTGATGTCACCCAGACGCTTGACCGCTATTCGGTGGCTATTCAGCAGATGGTTGCCATTGCCCGGGCGCTTGACATTTCGGCGCAGGTTCTGATTCTGGATGAACCTACCTCGAGTCTGGACGCTCAGGAGGTTGCAAAGCTGTTTGAAGTGATGCGCAATTTAAAAAAGACTGGTATGGGCATTATTTTTGTTACTCATTTTTTAGATCAGGTATATGAAATTACCGACCGGATCACTGTACTGCGCAATGGTCAACTGGTGGGGGAATTTGAAACGGAAGCGTTGTCACGGGTGCAGTTGGTAGCCAAAATGATTGGCAAAGAATTTGACACCCTGGGGCAGGTAGCGCCGAAGGCGGCAAACGTGGCGAGGGAGGATGCTTTTGTCAAGGTCCGGCAACGGGGTTGTAAAGGGAAAATTCATCCCTTCGATCTGGATGTCCACAGCGGTGAGGTATTGGGGCTGGCCGGATTGTTGGGGTCCGGCCGCACGGAAACTGCCCGGGTGCTGTTTGGCATTGACCGGGCGGACAGTGGTGAATTATACATCGATAACATGCCTGTCACGCTGGCATCGTCAAGGGATGCCGTACAGTACGGGTTTGGCTTTTGCCCGGAAGACCGCAAGCAGGAGGGTATCATTGATGCCTTGACAGTGAGAGAAAATATGATTCTTGCCCTCCAGGCCAAACGGGGCTGGCACCGATATATTACCCGCCAGCAGCAGGAGCAGATAGTCGATAAATATATAAAATTGCTAAATATCAGCACACCGGGTAGTCAGCAATTGATCAAAAACTTAAGCGGTGGCAATCAGCAGAAGGTACTGCTGGCTCGCTGGCTGTTAACCGAACCGCGGCTGTTAATTCTGGATGAGCCTACCCGTGGTATTGATGTCGGTACCAAGACGGAAATTCAAAAGCTGATTGTCAAGCTGGCCGGTGAGGGAATGGCGGTCTTGTTTATTTCTTCCGAGTTGGATGAAATGCTGCGCTGCTGCCACCGTATGGCGGTCTTCCGGGACCGGTTGAAAATTGCGGAACTGGCCGGCGATGAACTGACGGAAAGCATGGTCATGCAGACCATAGCAGGGGTGCAATCATATGGATAA
- a CDS encoding ABC transporter permease, with protein sequence MDKINTLYGKVSKSQLFWPLVALGFVLLFNFFFTPGFLKLEIKDGHLFGSLIDILNRAAPLMLLAIGMTLVIATKGIDISVGSVIAIAGAVAATLIGGKLVFVDGVQQYVTLVPFPLAIGLTLLTALLLGAWNGLMVARLGIQPIVATLILLVAGRGMAQLLTEGQIITIYYKPFHYIGGGYLLGLPFSIWIVAAVLGLAMYAVRKTALGLFIAAVGINPTASRFSGLQVKNIIFAVYVFCGLCAGIAGMIISSNVKCADSNNAGLFIEMDAILAVALGGNSLNGGRFSIWGSVIGALVIQSITTTIYAIGVPPEVTLVVKSLVVIIICLIQSEAFQTIVFGKLNKTGGVVHEKAALKQ encoded by the coding sequence ATGGATAAAATAAATACATTGTATGGGAAGGTCTCAAAATCTCAGCTTTTTTGGCCGCTGGTTGCCCTGGGGTTTGTGCTCCTTTTTAACTTTTTCTTCACACCCGGTTTTCTAAAGCTCGAAATCAAGGACGGCCATTTATTTGGCAGCCTGATCGATATTCTTAACCGGGCGGCACCACTCATGCTGCTAGCCATTGGGATGACGCTGGTCATTGCCACCAAGGGTATTGATATATCGGTTGGGTCGGTGATTGCCATCGCCGGGGCGGTTGCCGCCACCTTAATCGGCGGGAAACTGGTGTTTGTCGACGGTGTACAGCAATATGTGACCTTGGTACCTTTTCCGCTGGCTATCGGTCTCACCCTGTTGACGGCATTGCTGCTGGGAGCCTGGAACGGTCTGATGGTGGCCAGACTTGGCATCCAGCCCATAGTGGCAACCTTGATTTTGCTGGTAGCCGGCCGGGGGATGGCGCAGTTGTTAACCGAAGGACAAATTATTACTATTTATTATAAGCCATTTCACTATATCGGCGGCGGTTACTTGCTGGGGTTGCCCTTTTCGATCTGGATCGTGGCCGCCGTACTGGGTTTGGCCATGTATGCGGTTCGCAAAACCGCCCTGGGTCTGTTTATTGCCGCTGTGGGGATTAATCCAACTGCCAGCCGGTTTTCCGGGCTGCAGGTAAAAAATATCATTTTCGCCGTGTACGTGTTCTGCGGCTTATGCGCCGGCATCGCCGGTATGATCATCAGTTCCAACGTGAAATGCGCCGACAGCAATAATGCCGGATTATTTATTGAAATGGATGCGATTTTGGCCGTAGCCTTAGGGGGTAATTCGCTGAATGGCGGCCGGTTTTCGATTTGGGGCAGTGTAATCGGCGCACTGGTCATTCAAAGTATTACGACGACCATTTATGCGATCGGTGTTCCGCCGGAGGTTACACTGGTGGTGAAATCCCTGGTTGTTATTATCATCTGCCTCATACAATCGGAAGCATTTCAAACCATCGTATTTGGAAAATTGAATAAGACAGGAGGGGTTGTGCATGAAAAAGCTGCACTTAAACAATAA
- the yjfF gene encoding galactofuranose ABC transporter, permease protein YjfF, with amino-acid sequence MKKLHLNNKYITPLITTLLFILLFTAGSVTYRGFFSLQVFLNLFIDNSFLIITAIGMTFVLISGGIDISVGAVIALVCMLSAYLVEIRQVSPWLVIPLMLAMGALFGVTMGSIIHFFRIQPFIVTLAGMFFARGLCYIISTETITISDPFYQLMSQYRIPLPFDTFISLSVVIALVTLLAALYLANFTKFGRTVYAIGGGEHSALLMGLPVAKTKILVYTLNGFCSALAGVVFSFYMLSGYGLHCVGLEMDAIASAVIGGTPLTGGVGFLSGTLFGVLIQGIIQTLIMFEGTLSSWWTKIAVACLLFIFIVLQRIVIIRKEAKKNLVSNE; translated from the coding sequence ATGAAAAAGCTGCACTTAAACAATAAATACATAACTCCCCTGATCACAACGTTGCTGTTTATTTTGTTGTTTACGGCCGGTTCGGTGACCTATCGGGGCTTTTTCTCGCTGCAGGTATTTCTTAACTTATTCATCGATAATTCTTTTCTGATTATCACCGCTATCGGTATGACCTTCGTGCTGATCAGCGGCGGCATCGATATTTCGGTAGGCGCCGTCATTGCTCTTGTCTGCATGCTGTCGGCCTATCTGGTGGAAATCAGGCAGGTTAGCCCGTGGCTCGTCATTCCGCTGATGCTAGCCATGGGAGCGCTGTTCGGTGTTACCATGGGCAGCATCATTCACTTCTTTCGCATCCAGCCGTTTATTGTAACGCTGGCCGGTATGTTTTTTGCGCGCGGCCTGTGTTATATCATCAGCACCGAAACAATTACGATTAGCGATCCCTTTTATCAACTGATGTCCCAGTACCGCATTCCTCTGCCCTTTGATACATTCATTTCGTTAAGTGTGGTCATCGCTTTGGTCACCTTGCTGGCTGCCTTATATTTGGCGAATTTCACTAAGTTCGGCCGGACGGTGTATGCTATCGGCGGTGGTGAGCATTCCGCCCTGCTGATGGGCTTGCCGGTAGCAAAAACCAAAATTCTGGTCTATACGCTGAACGGTTTTTGCTCGGCTCTGGCCGGTGTGGTATTCAGCTTCTATATGCTGAGCGGTTATGGCTTGCATTGTGTGGGTCTGGAGATGGATGCTATTGCCTCGGCAGTCATTGGCGGGACACCGCTTACCGGTGGTGTGGGTTTTTTAAGCGGGACCCTATTTGGGGTATTAATTCAGGGAATCATCCAGACATTGATTATGTTTGAGGGGACGCTCAGTTCCTGGTGGACCAAGATTGCGGTTGCTTGCCTGTTGTTTATTTTTATCGTGTTGCAACGGATTGTCATTATTCGTAAGGAAGCAAAAAAGAATCTTGTGAGCAATGAATAA
- a CDS encoding DUF4380 domain-containing protein: protein MMEKQPVSIREIEYGQIGRCLQVDNGTVDFVVTLDCGPRVIRFGFSGQHNEFCEQDGAVRSYDGQYWQPRGGHRLWHSPEHMPRTYIADNSPLAYRVLEDGVILTQPVEPWVQIQKEMEIKLTGAKQVTVINRLTNKNAWPVKLAVWGLTVMAPGGLEIIPQPDRDTGLLGNRLIALWPYTKMTDPRVHWGDRYITVQQDEAAAAPFKFGIDNQAGWAAYINKGHVFIKRYDHQPGAEYPDFGVSYETYTNELMLEMETLSPLTLLNPDETIEHREVWELFVTDEVPGDEAGICELIKAISSYP, encoded by the coding sequence ATGATGGAAAAGCAGCCGGTTTCCATAAGAGAAATAGAGTATGGTCAGATTGGCAGATGCCTTCAGGTAGATAATGGGACCGTTGATTTTGTCGTTACGCTGGATTGCGGGCCACGAGTTATCCGGTTTGGCTTTAGCGGGCAGCATAACGAGTTTTGCGAGCAGGATGGCGCGGTAAGGAGCTATGACGGGCAGTATTGGCAGCCAAGAGGCGGGCATCGGTTATGGCACAGCCCGGAGCATATGCCGCGGACATATATCGCCGATAACAGCCCATTGGCCTACCGTGTGCTGGAAGACGGTGTGATTTTGACCCAGCCCGTGGAGCCTTGGGTGCAAATACAAAAAGAAATGGAAATAAAGCTGACTGGAGCGAAGCAGGTTACGGTCATTAACCGGCTGACCAATAAAAATGCCTGGCCGGTAAAATTGGCGGTGTGGGGATTAACAGTGATGGCTCCCGGCGGACTGGAAATCATTCCTCAGCCGGACCGGGATACAGGCTTGCTGGGCAATCGGCTGATCGCTCTCTGGCCGTATACCAAAATGACAGATCCCCGGGTACACTGGGGTGACCGTTACATTACCGTACAACAGGACGAGGCGGCTGCGGCACCGTTTAAATTCGGTATTGATAATCAAGCCGGCTGGGCCGCCTATATCAACAAGGGGCATGTGTTTATCAAGCGCTATGATCATCAACCGGGTGCGGAGTATCCTGACTTTGGCGTTTCCTACGAAACCTATACCAATGAACTTATGCTGGAAATGGAGACGCTGTCGCCGCTGACCCTGCTTAACCCAGATGAAACAATAGAACACCGGGAGGTTTGGGAACTGTTTGTCACGGATGAGGTACCTGGGGATGAAGCAGGTATCTGTGAACTTATCAAAGCTATCTCCTCCTATCCATAG
- a CDS encoding methyl-accepting chemotaxis protein gives MSIKTKTVILLVISLVLVGIIIAGSGMYVLYRQMMGSTELTMHNQSVQLAGQVSDLFTSFEESGKKYSEDNDLRSGDAARIQTKLVALQNASWGIDRLNYLDAAGNRLAIAPYDAKVVGDSLADRQFFKDTIADQKAHISDIITNRVNGASSIIITQPVKSAAGQLQGMILQALDLETLQHFLSVVKVGESGVVAVVAQDGTILAHSNKDRVKQQIAAELLERLKANTGKLINYKDLAGRDSMAIFTPIEKTPWFIITTLPVGEINNGFYTSLQWMLAGLLVGILLVSAVGWRYLLVTLRPLGALVTQAAQIADGDLTVASLQISSSDEVGQLAQSFADMTQKLRTIMRHVADTTVKVASSAEQLTASADQSAQAANQVAASVTSTSEGIERQTTGLSQVVGLIENIAAGSQQGEQATREAAQAAGEAVTATAAGSKAVENASSQMDHIQQTVEDSARVVAELGTSSQEIGMIVETIAGIAGQTNLLALNAAIEAARAGEQGRGFAVVAEEVRKLAEQSQEAAKQISGLIGDIQVKTGQAVAAMASGTAEVKKGTEVVQTAGDAFNAIEGHVKAVAGIINQVADGLITAAQDGEQAASAAREVDQVGRELTDQAQNISAATEEQSASVEEIASSSQELAKLADELRKAVSQFKI, from the coding sequence ATGTCAATAAAAACGAAAACGGTGATTTTGCTGGTAATTTCGCTTGTCCTGGTTGGCATTATCATAGCCGGTTCGGGCATGTATGTTTTGTATCGCCAGATGATGGGCAGTACGGAGCTTACGATGCACAACCAGTCGGTGCAGCTGGCGGGACAGGTTTCCGATTTGTTTACTTCGTTTGAGGAAAGCGGCAAAAAATACAGTGAAGACAATGATTTGCGGTCAGGAGACGCAGCACGTATTCAGACTAAATTGGTGGCGTTGCAGAATGCTTCCTGGGGAATAGACCGGTTAAATTATCTTGACGCGGCAGGCAACCGGCTGGCCATAGCTCCTTATGATGCCAAGGTCGTTGGTGACAGTCTGGCTGACCGCCAATTTTTTAAAGATACAATAGCTGATCAAAAAGCACATATCAGTGATATTATTACCAACCGGGTAAATGGAGCGTCGTCCATTATTATAACGCAGCCGGTAAAAAGTGCTGCCGGTCAGTTGCAGGGGATGATTTTACAGGCTCTTGATCTGGAGACGCTGCAGCATTTTCTGTCGGTGGTTAAGGTGGGAGAAAGTGGTGTGGTGGCTGTTGTGGCACAGGATGGTACTATTCTTGCCCATAGCAATAAAGACCGGGTAAAGCAGCAGATTGCCGCCGAGCTGTTGGAGCGGTTAAAGGCTAATACAGGAAAATTAATCAACTATAAGGATTTAGCCGGGCGGGATTCGATGGCCATATTTACCCCTATAGAGAAAACGCCATGGTTTATCATTACCACGCTGCCGGTAGGTGAAATCAACAATGGTTTTTATACCAGCCTGCAGTGGATGCTGGCCGGACTGCTGGTGGGCATTCTGCTGGTTAGCGCCGTTGGCTGGCGTTATCTGCTGGTAACTCTGCGGCCGCTGGGGGCTTTGGTTACTCAGGCCGCACAGATTGCCGACGGGGATTTGACCGTGGCATCCCTGCAAATTTCATCAAGCGATGAAGTGGGGCAACTGGCCCAAAGCTTTGCCGATATGACGCAAAAGCTGCGAACGATTATGCGCCATGTAGCCGATACTACAGTAAAGGTCGCATCTTCCGCCGAACAATTGACGGCCAGTGCCGATCAGTCGGCGCAGGCAGCTAATCAGGTGGCGGCATCGGTTACCTCGACCAGCGAAGGGATTGAGCGCCAAACGACCGGACTGTCGCAGGTGGTGGGGTTAATCGAAAATATTGCCGCCGGTTCGCAGCAAGGGGAGCAGGCTACCCGGGAAGCGGCGCAGGCAGCCGGAGAAGCCGTGACAGCTACGGCTGCGGGCAGTAAGGCTGTGGAGAATGCTTCCAGTCAGATGGATCATATTCAGCAAACGGTGGAGGATTCGGCCAGAGTGGTTGCCGAATTGGGGACAAGTTCCCAGGAGATTGGGATGATTGTGGAAACGATAGCAGGTATTGCGGGCCAGACTAATTTACTGGCTTTAAATGCCGCGATTGAAGCGGCGCGGGCTGGTGAGCAGGGACGGGGCTTCGCCGTTGTGGCTGAAGAAGTGCGTAAGCTTGCTGAGCAGTCCCAGGAAGCGGCTAAACAGATTTCCGGATTGATTGGCGATATTCAGGTGAAAACCGGGCAGGCGGTGGCTGCTATGGCCAGCGGTACGGCGGAGGTCAAAAAAGGGACAGAGGTAGTGCAGACCGCGGGAGACGCTTTTAATGCGATTGAGGGTCATGTAAAGGCGGTGGCCGGTATCATCAATCAGGTGGCCGATGGCCTGATCACTGCGGCCCAGGATGGAGAGCAGGCTGCCAGTGCCGCCCGGGAGGTGGATCAGGTCGGTAGGGAGCTTACCGATCAGGCGCAGAATATATCGGCGGCAACGGAAGAGCAATCGGCATCGGTGGAGGAAATTGCCTCTTCCAGTCAGGAGTTGGCCAAATTAGCCGATGAACTGCGAAAGGCGGTCAGCCAGTTTAAAATTTAA